The Novipirellula caenicola genome window below encodes:
- a CDS encoding putative quinol monooxygenase — MAHLTIVADIKAKADKVDLVKSELLKLIAPTHAEPGCVQYDLHQDNENPAHFLFYENWESRELWQMHSNSNHVKELGAATEGAIEALSIYEMTKVG; from the coding sequence ATGGCTCATTTAACAATCGTCGCTGACATCAAAGCCAAAGCAGACAAAGTCGACTTGGTCAAATCCGAGCTTCTAAAGCTGATCGCTCCTACTCACGCCGAACCGGGCTGCGTTCAATACGACTTGCATCAAGACAACGAGAACCCGGCGCATTTTTTGTTCTACGAGAACTGGGAGTCGCGAGAACTTTGGCAGATGCATTCTAACAGCAACCATGTGAAAGAACTTGGCGCGGCGACCGAAGGTGCCATTGAAGCACTGAGCATTTACGAGATGACCAAGGTCGGTTAG
- a CDS encoding efflux RND transporter permease subunit — MIRWFTNNGIAANFLMLAIIVAGSYVAVNHVPLEVTPALSWDTVIIDMEYRGATAKDVERAILIPVEAALEGVDGIEALNADGHRGRAKFFLRASRGTDLRNLMDDVKARIDTITTFPAETEPPRVYIPESANRYDILQIAVMGNLSDHDMRRVARRVQQDLVEMPGISRVDIRGAKESEVSIEADVEKLLAYNLTFQDLADAIRGFSLDLPAGAIDSDSGTFIVRTRGQAYSEDEFNDIPIRSSSGAEVRLGEVATVSDGFVEGDQKTFFNGKPAVFVPVMRVGDESAIGISNAVREYVRTASTRFPVGIELEIWDDESLQIRHRLSTLAWSLLQGGFFVLLILGLFIRPALAFWIVIGIPVSFAGAAMLMPWFDLTANVMSLFGFIIVTGIVVDDAIVTGENVYSKIMEGIDPLEAAVEGTREVATPVTFGALTTVVAFLPLMFFDGTWGDYARQVPPVVAPVLLFSLVESKLILPAHLKHLRRKTGRGWFARFQAAVAKGLERLISTLYRPSLQTAVRNRWAVIAGFVSLGLLMAGYCAGGRMGFVAFPSVDNTKISAMLDLPDDTPLEVTERYIDRISDALDQLATEYVDPGTGQSLVQNVVRMSGGRRPGSNFDKSRGYMAFEVLPPEQRTVPGPKNNELATRWSELVGEIPEARRFETRSEAALVRDDQYDDEDLNIELRGPSSPEKRAVARQIKAMLEGYSELKGQFANVTEGQDELELSLKPRAAELGLTQSALASQIRQAFFGEEAQRLQRGIDDIRVMVRLPIEARRSLHTLDRMKIRTPRGAEVPLETVATINLAKAPSFVERNDRAEIIRLGAQPVDETVDVVGISKELKPKLDALCIKNGLSYQFLGYVAEAEKTKQQTIIGSTLLFLTLYGLLAIALKSLVQPIYVLLAVPFAIIGALAGHIVLDLTPSYLSIFGMLALAGIAVNDTLVMVDFINRRRSEGVSLLDAALEAGGKRFRPIFLTSITTFVGLLPLMLDESIQAQFLIPMAVSLAFGVLFATAITLYMVPCAVLAGSDVARCAKAIASWYWSPMSRQTSGSESLNAN, encoded by the coding sequence GTGATCCGTTGGTTTACCAATAACGGCATCGCCGCCAATTTCTTGATGCTCGCGATCATCGTCGCGGGCAGTTACGTTGCGGTGAACCATGTACCGCTTGAGGTCACGCCCGCGCTGAGCTGGGACACCGTGATCATCGACATGGAGTACCGTGGCGCGACCGCAAAAGACGTCGAGCGAGCGATCTTGATTCCTGTCGAGGCGGCTCTGGAAGGCGTCGACGGCATCGAGGCGCTGAATGCCGACGGCCATCGCGGTCGTGCAAAGTTTTTTCTGCGTGCCAGCCGTGGCACCGATTTGCGAAACCTGATGGACGACGTCAAGGCGCGGATCGACACGATTACCACGTTTCCAGCCGAGACGGAACCTCCACGCGTCTATATACCCGAATCAGCAAACCGCTACGACATTCTGCAGATCGCAGTGATGGGAAATTTGTCGGATCACGACATGCGTCGTGTCGCTCGGCGAGTTCAGCAGGACTTGGTCGAAATGCCGGGGATCAGTCGCGTCGACATTCGTGGAGCCAAAGAATCCGAAGTTTCCATCGAGGCCGATGTCGAGAAGCTGCTGGCTTACAATCTGACTTTCCAAGATTTGGCAGACGCAATTCGCGGGTTTTCGTTGGATCTTCCTGCCGGTGCGATCGATAGCGACAGCGGAACGTTTATTGTTCGCACACGCGGACAAGCCTATTCGGAAGACGAATTCAATGACATTCCGATTCGATCGTCCTCGGGAGCGGAAGTGCGTCTCGGCGAAGTCGCCACCGTTTCGGATGGATTCGTCGAAGGGGACCAAAAGACGTTCTTCAATGGCAAACCCGCTGTCTTTGTTCCGGTCATGCGAGTCGGAGATGAGAGTGCGATCGGAATCTCCAACGCGGTGCGTGAATACGTGCGGACCGCATCAACGCGATTTCCCGTGGGCATTGAGTTGGAAATCTGGGACGACGAGTCGCTGCAGATCCGACACCGGTTGAGCACGTTGGCGTGGTCGTTACTGCAGGGCGGCTTCTTTGTGTTGTTGATCTTAGGTCTGTTCATTCGACCGGCGTTGGCGTTTTGGATTGTGATCGGTATCCCCGTCTCGTTTGCCGGTGCGGCGATGTTGATGCCGTGGTTTGATTTGACCGCCAATGTGATGAGTTTGTTCGGGTTCATCATCGTTACGGGAATCGTTGTCGACGACGCGATCGTGACGGGCGAAAATGTGTATTCGAAAATTATGGAGGGGATCGATCCGCTTGAAGCGGCTGTCGAAGGAACTCGCGAAGTCGCAACGCCGGTGACCTTTGGTGCGTTGACGACGGTGGTTGCGTTCCTGCCGCTGATGTTCTTTGACGGCACGTGGGGCGATTACGCACGGCAAGTGCCACCCGTGGTAGCGCCGGTGCTGTTGTTCTCGCTGGTCGAGTCAAAGCTGATTCTTCCGGCTCACCTCAAGCATTTGCGTCGGAAAACGGGACGAGGCTGGTTCGCAAGGTTCCAAGCCGCAGTCGCTAAGGGGTTGGAACGCTTGATCAGCACGCTTTATCGACCTTCACTGCAAACCGCGGTGCGAAATCGCTGGGCCGTGATTGCCGGCTTCGTGTCACTCGGATTGTTGATGGCGGGATACTGTGCCGGCGGGCGAATGGGGTTCGTTGCATTTCCAAGTGTGGACAACACAAAAATCAGTGCCATGTTGGATCTTCCGGACGACACGCCGCTGGAAGTGACCGAGCGCTATATCGATCGGATCTCTGATGCACTTGATCAATTGGCGACCGAGTATGTGGACCCTGGGACTGGGCAATCGCTGGTGCAAAACGTCGTCCGAATGAGCGGGGGGCGGCGACCAGGGTCGAATTTTGACAAATCACGCGGCTACATGGCGTTCGAAGTTCTGCCGCCGGAACAGCGAACCGTGCCAGGCCCCAAGAACAACGAATTGGCGACGCGTTGGAGCGAGCTGGTGGGTGAAATCCCCGAGGCTCGGCGGTTTGAAACGCGGTCCGAGGCGGCTCTCGTTCGCGACGACCAATATGATGACGAAGATTTGAACATCGAATTGCGAGGCCCCTCGTCGCCTGAGAAACGAGCGGTCGCGCGGCAGATCAAAGCGATGTTGGAGGGCTACAGCGAGCTGAAAGGCCAATTTGCCAACGTCACCGAGGGGCAGGACGAGTTGGAGCTCAGTTTAAAGCCGCGTGCGGCGGAACTGGGGCTGACGCAATCGGCGTTGGCCAGCCAAATTCGCCAAGCTTTCTTTGGCGAGGAAGCACAGCGTCTGCAACGTGGGATCGATGACATCCGTGTGATGGTGCGGTTGCCGATCGAGGCGCGTCGGTCATTGCACACACTGGACCGCATGAAGATCCGCACGCCTCGTGGCGCCGAGGTGCCATTGGAAACGGTCGCGACAATCAATCTGGCCAAAGCACCTTCGTTTGTCGAACGCAACGATCGTGCTGAGATCATTCGCTTGGGAGCACAACCGGTGGATGAAACCGTGGACGTCGTGGGAATCTCGAAGGAATTGAAGCCGAAACTTGATGCGTTGTGTATCAAAAACGGATTGTCGTACCAATTCCTCGGCTATGTCGCCGAGGCCGAGAAAACGAAACAACAAACGATCATCGGTTCAACGCTTCTTTTTTTGACACTGTATGGACTGCTTGCGATCGCACTGAAGTCGCTCGTTCAACCAATCTATGTGTTGTTAGCCGTTCCATTTGCAATCATCGGAGCACTTGCCGGGCACATCGTATTGGACCTGACTCCATCCTACCTGTCGATTTTCGGGATGTTGGCGTTGGCCGGCATCGCGGTCAACGACACGTTGGTGATGGTTGATTTCATCAACCGGCGTCGCAGCGAAGGAGTGTCGCTGTTGGACGCGGCGCTGGAAGCAGGCGGAAAACGATTTCGGCCGATCTTTCTGACGTCGATCACGACGTTTGTTGGCTTGTTGCCGCTGATGTTGGACGAATCGATTCAGGCCCAATTTTTGATTCCCATGGCCGTTTCACTCGCCTTCGGAGTGTTGTTCGCAACGGCGATCACGCTGTACATGGTGCCGTGCGCTGTGCTGGCGGGGTCCGACGTGGCCCGATGTGCAAAAGCGATCGCAAGCTGGTACTGGTCGCCCATGTCACGGCAAACCAGCGGATCAGAATCGCTGAATGCGAACTGA
- a CDS encoding efflux RND transporter periplasmic adaptor subunit, protein MKFLIHALIRVCIPVGILIAGGYGFAVLSVNTDQEPSEPAEKQVLRSHVCSLDTRDFAVKIETHGVVGPHNHVALSAEVTGTIQSTHSIFEAGAFFSAGDLLLEMDDRDYQTALDIAREQHKLAKATLKLAQAANDRMQQLLRQDSASTSEADAIFASLVQAESQVEVTASAIEQAERDLQRTKIYAPFDGRVVSKEIGVGELVSPGTVLGEVFAVDYAEVRLPIAGRELRHLKLPEMEGDAPVDVELRNAIDTSSDSVWRAKIVRTEGTLDADSLELFAIAKIEDPFSLNSEHPVLRIGQPVVATIFGETLKDVIAIPRGAVRRLDKVYLIDQQKLTLRSLTIDPLWSDAEHVIVPGQTIRNGELLATTMLVYAPEGSPVEIIPEDDGPVSLAGSPPEMEATP, encoded by the coding sequence ATGAAGTTCTTGATCCACGCCTTGATCCGTGTTTGCATTCCCGTCGGCATCCTGATCGCCGGCGGATATGGCTTTGCAGTTTTGTCCGTCAACACGGACCAAGAGCCCAGCGAGCCTGCCGAAAAACAGGTGCTTCGCAGCCACGTCTGTTCGCTCGATACACGTGACTTTGCGGTGAAAATCGAGACCCATGGCGTTGTCGGACCACACAATCACGTCGCGCTTAGCGCCGAAGTCACCGGGACAATTCAATCGACACATTCGATATTTGAGGCCGGGGCGTTTTTCAGTGCTGGCGACCTGCTGCTCGAGATGGACGACCGCGACTATCAAACCGCGCTGGACATTGCTCGCGAACAACACAAACTCGCCAAAGCGACGCTAAAGTTAGCCCAAGCGGCGAACGATCGGATGCAGCAACTCTTGCGTCAAGACAGTGCATCGACGTCCGAAGCCGATGCCATTTTTGCGTCGCTGGTTCAGGCCGAATCGCAAGTGGAGGTGACCGCGTCGGCAATCGAGCAAGCTGAACGCGACCTGCAGCGAACGAAAATCTATGCACCTTTTGATGGTCGCGTCGTGTCGAAAGAGATCGGAGTGGGGGAATTGGTTAGCCCTGGCACGGTGCTGGGCGAGGTGTTCGCGGTGGATTACGCCGAGGTGCGATTGCCGATCGCAGGTCGCGAACTACGCCATTTAAAATTGCCTGAAATGGAAGGCGACGCTCCGGTCGATGTCGAATTGCGAAATGCAATTGACACCTCCTCGGACAGCGTATGGCGTGCAAAGATCGTTCGTACCGAAGGCACGTTAGATGCCGATTCATTGGAACTGTTTGCAATCGCGAAAATCGAGGATCCATTTTCGTTAAACAGTGAGCATCCCGTGTTGCGAATTGGACAGCCGGTCGTGGCGACCATTTTCGGCGAGACGCTAAAAGACGTGATCGCGATTCCTCGCGGCGCCGTCCGGCGATTGGATAAGGTTTATTTGATTGATCAACAGAAATTGACACTGCGGTCATTGACCATCGATCCACTTTGGTCCGATGCCGAACATGTCATTGTTCCGGGGCAAACGATTCGCAACGGCGAACTGCTCGCCACCACGATGTTGGTCTATGCACCCGAAGGAAGCCCGGTCGAGATTATCCCCGAGGACGATGGACCGGTTTCGCTGGCAGGTTCACCGCCTGAGATGGAAGCGACGCCGTGA
- a CDS encoding sulfatase-like hydrolase/transferase, which yields MMIRSIAAAMVAIISLYGNLMADDRPNIIVIVADDLGFSDVGFNGCQEIPTPHLDELAKSGIVFESGYASHPYCSPSRAGLLTGRYQQRFGHECNPNSGKDGSSDGLPLSETLLSNVLQENGYQTSCIGKWHLGDEPKFWPTERGFDEWFGFSGGSMSYWGDTGNRSPEHGVLRNGAVVAKSELSYLTDDFSSEAVSFVERNQSNPFLMYLAYNAPHAPDQVTREHLKKTEHIEYGGRAVYGAMVAAMDEGIGRVTAKLTEFGLRDNTLIFFYSDNGGRTDHAVNFPYRGHKGMLFEGGIRVPFCVSWPAKIQGDQRYDHPITALDIFPTALAAAEVETSESVQLDGVNLLPYLQHNDQAKPHQTLFWRYAVGDGRYGYAVRDGDHKLVYSVYKSKHLLFDIGRDPWEREDISATNPGLVKALTTKYEQWQQELMPPRWLDPHGPNVKKEEQKRQAAVDAASRGER from the coding sequence ATGATGATAAGAAGCATTGCCGCGGCAATGGTCGCGATAATTAGTCTGTACGGAAACTTGATGGCCGATGACCGCCCTAACATCATCGTGATCGTGGCCGATGATCTTGGTTTCAGCGACGTTGGGTTCAACGGGTGCCAAGAGATTCCGACGCCGCACTTGGATGAATTGGCGAAAAGCGGGATCGTATTCGAATCCGGCTACGCCTCGCATCCGTACTGTAGCCCCAGTCGTGCGGGCTTATTGACAGGACGATACCAACAGCGATTTGGGCACGAATGTAATCCCAATTCAGGTAAAGACGGCAGCAGCGATGGTTTACCGCTGAGCGAAACGTTGCTTTCGAACGTGTTACAAGAAAACGGTTATCAAACGAGCTGTATCGGAAAATGGCACCTCGGTGACGAGCCAAAATTCTGGCCCACCGAACGTGGCTTCGACGAGTGGTTCGGTTTCTCAGGCGGCAGCATGAGTTACTGGGGTGACACCGGCAACAGGTCTCCCGAACACGGAGTCCTGCGAAATGGCGCGGTCGTAGCAAAATCGGAACTGAGCTATTTAACGGACGATTTTTCCAGTGAAGCCGTTTCGTTTGTTGAGCGAAATCAATCCAACCCGTTTCTTATGTACTTGGCCTACAACGCTCCGCACGCACCCGATCAAGTGACCCGCGAACACCTGAAGAAAACGGAACACATCGAATATGGCGGACGAGCGGTCTACGGCGCGATGGTGGCGGCGATGGACGAAGGAATCGGCCGGGTGACCGCCAAGCTGACGGAATTCGGGCTTCGCGATAACACGTTGATCTTTTTCTATAGCGACAACGGTGGGCGAACCGATCACGCGGTCAATTTTCCATACCGTGGGCATAAAGGGATGTTGTTCGAAGGCGGAATCCGCGTTCCGTTTTGTGTCTCATGGCCTGCCAAAATTCAGGGCGACCAACGCTATGACCATCCCATCACGGCGCTCGACATTTTCCCAACCGCGTTGGCTGCCGCAGAGGTCGAGACGTCTGAGTCCGTGCAGCTCGATGGCGTCAACCTGCTACCCTACCTGCAACACAACGACCAAGCGAAGCCTCATCAAACTCTGTTCTGGCGGTATGCGGTGGGCGATGGTCGCTACGGCTATGCGGTGCGGGATGGTGACCATAAATTGGTCTATAGTGTTTACAAGAGTAAACATCTGTTATTTGATATCGGCCGAGACCCTTGGGAACGCGAAGACATCTCGGCGACCAATCCCGGCTTGGTAAAAGCATTGACTACAAAATACGAGCAATGGCAACAGGAACTGATGCCTCCGCGATGGCTCGACCCTCACGGCCCGAATGTCAAGAAGGAAGAGCAAAAGAGACAAGCTGCCGTGGATGCCGCGTCGCGAGGCGAACGGTAG
- a CDS encoding arylsulfatase encodes MKICGNSFMMSLTASIAWLVFASISSASDRPNIILMMADDMGLGDTSAYQDFTGNSDADQIATPNMQRLANMGVRFTDAHAPSSRCSPTRYGLLTGRYPWRNRLKHFVLFGVQGDPMIEADRPTLGTLMKSHGYRTGLFGKWHVGLRYRQSDGRPAAGWDDADLTQPMADTPLDHGFDVCHFTSRSHGTSGTALGTKQRPNDEHQSHGPGHIDGRTVVSGTGRGKQLHTDGPHAYVLDELGGRHSDHAIRFMSEHVRDGEAASPPFFVYYPSNSNHSPYTPDDQIGGVAVAGASRSVSGKPMNVRSDFIHENDVALGRMIDFLEQNEDPRRPGHPLMDNTIVIFTSDNGAESKSKTATGPFRSNKGSCYEGGHRVPLLVAWKNGGVGDGDPQTTGQTNTSLVGLHDMFATFAEILGSDLPDLRHGQKGAEDSRSVLAAWQGKTLEPRPMFYHDHKQAKPDPAASAMRLDNPIVAGQEKRGQWKIFFDPALLRAGQTTPFELYDLAADPMETHNLIQEPTLQPLIAHLCDAARLHRNCGGHRYSDVPLSKTFAIDFQFDEAIRDQIKDTQSAAFNLNVGEIAAEFVGQYNDSAAAKRGFDVSDDGIGMVGGASAAVDSGETMTIRFDRDVLIESVSLYAGGQPCGGFYKIGDNAPLNIYCVDADIDSQDQSGVLSDIGVVRKGQTLTLSSEPFLGVETPGSWRLRRIQLRELAPRSIRYNTE; translated from the coding sequence ATGAAAATCTGTGGCAACTCATTCATGATGTCGTTGACCGCGTCCATCGCATGGTTGGTTTTTGCCAGTATCAGCAGTGCATCCGATCGGCCTAACATCATCTTGATGATGGCGGATGACATGGGACTCGGTGACACCAGTGCTTACCAGGACTTCACTGGCAATTCGGATGCCGACCAGATTGCGACTCCAAACATGCAGCGACTCGCCAACATGGGAGTGCGATTTACGGACGCCCACGCACCCTCGTCACGCTGTTCGCCCACACGCTATGGATTGCTAACGGGACGATACCCGTGGCGGAACCGCTTGAAACATTTCGTTTTGTTTGGCGTTCAAGGGGATCCAATGATCGAAGCGGATCGACCGACGCTTGGCACGCTGATGAAATCGCACGGCTACCGAACCGGTTTGTTCGGCAAGTGGCATGTCGGGCTGCGTTATCGGCAAAGCGACGGACGGCCAGCCGCAGGTTGGGATGATGCCGACCTCACCCAACCGATGGCGGACACTCCGCTGGATCATGGTTTCGATGTCTGTCACTTCACCTCGCGATCGCATGGCACCAGCGGTACAGCATTGGGAACGAAGCAGCGTCCTAATGATGAACATCAATCACACGGTCCGGGACACATCGATGGACGTACGGTCGTCAGCGGTACCGGACGTGGTAAACAGCTCCATACCGATGGTCCACACGCTTACGTGTTGGACGAACTCGGCGGCCGTCATTCGGACCACGCGATCCGGTTTATGAGCGAGCATGTTCGTGATGGGGAGGCCGCCTCGCCACCCTTCTTTGTTTACTACCCTTCGAATTCAAACCATTCGCCTTACACACCCGATGATCAAATCGGTGGCGTTGCTGTTGCGGGTGCGTCGCGAAGCGTCAGTGGAAAACCGATGAATGTAAGAAGCGACTTTATCCACGAAAACGACGTGGCGCTCGGGCGAATGATCGATTTCCTCGAGCAGAACGAAGACCCAAGACGGCCGGGACATCCGCTGATGGATAACACCATCGTCATCTTCACGAGTGACAACGGTGCCGAAAGCAAATCGAAAACCGCAACAGGGCCCTTCCGAAGCAACAAAGGATCCTGTTACGAAGGCGGTCACCGTGTGCCGCTATTGGTCGCTTGGAAAAACGGCGGTGTGGGGGATGGGGATCCGCAAACAACCGGGCAAACCAACACGTCACTGGTCGGACTGCACGACATGTTCGCCACGTTTGCTGAAATTTTGGGAAGCGACCTCCCTGATTTACGCCACGGACAAAAGGGGGCTGAGGATAGTCGGAGCGTCTTGGCAGCGTGGCAAGGGAAAACACTCGAACCACGTCCGATGTTCTATCACGATCACAAACAGGCAAAGCCGGATCCAGCGGCCAGTGCGATGCGGCTCGACAACCCAATCGTGGCAGGGCAAGAGAAGCGTGGACAGTGGAAGATCTTCTTTGATCCAGCTCTGCTGCGTGCCGGACAAACCACCCCGTTTGAGCTCTACGACTTGGCTGCCGATCCCATGGAAACGCACAACCTGATCCAAGAACCGACCCTGCAGCCACTCATCGCGCATCTTTGCGATGCCGCACGGCTGCATCGAAATTGTGGCGGACATCGTTACAGCGACGTTCCCCTTTCAAAAACCTTCGCCATTGACTTTCAATTTGACGAGGCAATCCGAGATCAAATCAAAGATACTCAATCAGCCGCTTTCAATCTAAACGTGGGCGAGATTGCTGCCGAGTTTGTTGGCCAATACAACGACTCAGCGGCAGCCAAACGGGGATTCGATGTGTCCGATGACGGGATCGGAATGGTCGGGGGCGCATCCGCCGCCGTCGACAGTGGTGAAACGATGACAATCCGTTTTGATCGTGACGTCTTGATCGAATCGGTGTCCTTGTACGCGGGCGGCCAGCCCTGCGGTGGATTTTACAAAATCGGTGACAACGCCCCGCTTAACATTTACTGCGTTGATGCTGACATCGATTCGCAAGACCAATCAGGCGTGCTCAGTGATATCGGCGTCGTTCGCAAAGGGCAGACACTGACGCTGTCGAGCGAGCCTTTCCTCGGCGTCGAAACGCCGGGCAGTTGGCGACTTCGCCGTATCCAATTGCGTGAGCTTGCCCCCCGCAGCATCCGGTATAATACCGAGTAG
- a CDS encoding transposase, which produces MNRLAACATTGAPAIELIHKRSLPHWYVSGAAHFVTYRLAGSLPVAVVHDLNKRRDQLLAKPTDRPPGEYRSHVNRLLFVAYEKYLDQLSNLDWLRNPRIASMLRENLYHHDESKCHLHAYCVMPNHVHVLLTPTPVEVSPSLDADAEMVVGERADAVSPLSKIMHSLKSYTANKANRVLKRTGTFWQPESYDHWARNDDELERITNYIRANPVTAGLVSRHEDWPWCSCHDRFLIDGDTTAWLPTT; this is translated from the coding sequence ATGAACAGGCTGGCAGCCTGTGCTACGACGGGAGCCCCGGCCATCGAACTGATCCACAAGCGATCGTTGCCACACTGGTACGTCTCCGGCGCTGCCCACTTCGTTACCTATCGGCTTGCAGGAAGTCTGCCGGTCGCTGTCGTTCACGATCTGAACAAACGCAGAGATCAATTACTCGCCAAACCAACCGATCGTCCGCCTGGCGAATATCGTAGCCACGTCAACCGACTACTGTTTGTCGCGTATGAAAAATACCTTGATCAGCTATCGAACCTTGATTGGCTTCGTAACCCACGCATTGCGTCGATGTTACGCGAAAACCTTTATCACCATGACGAAAGCAAGTGCCACTTACATGCCTACTGCGTGATGCCGAATCACGTGCACGTCCTGTTAACGCCAACCCCAGTGGAAGTTTCACCTTCACTTGATGCAGATGCCGAGATGGTTGTTGGCGAGCGTGCTGACGCCGTAAGTCCGCTCTCAAAAATCATGCACAGCTTGAAGAGCTATACTGCAAACAAGGCAAACCGGGTACTGAAACGGACAGGGACGTTCTGGCAACCCGAGTCCTACGACCATTGGGCACGCAATGACGATGAACTTGAACGAATCACGAACTACATCCGAGCCAATCCCGTGACCGCGGGATTGGTGTCACGACATGAAGATTGGCCGTGGTGCTCGTGCCATGATCGATTCCTAATCGATGGCGACACCACCGCTTGGTTACCCACAACGTAG